Proteins co-encoded in one Malus sylvestris chromosome 7, drMalSylv7.2, whole genome shotgun sequence genomic window:
- the LOC126629549 gene encoding protein SMAX1-LIKE 7-like, with product MPTPVTVARQCLTPEAANALDEAVAVARRRGHGQTTSLHAISALLSIPSSALRDACARARNSAYSPRLQFKALELCLSVSLDRVSSTQLADDPPVSNSLMAAIKRSQANQRRQPENYHLYHQLSQQSSISAIKVELQHLILSILDDPVVSRVFAEAGFRSSEIKFAILRPFPQILRYPRSRGHHPLFLCNLAEYADPGRPTRTVLTDGDENSRRIGEVLGRNRGRNPLLVGIFAHDALKSFVEALEKRDGGVLPADLSGLSVISAENDVSKFITADSDEGSVNLRFGEVGRVAEQSLGPGIVLNIGDLKAFVAENAVADSVSHVVTELTRLLELQRGKIWLIGATASYGSYLKFVERFPSVEKDWDLQLLPITSLRGASMAESYPRSRLMESFVPFGGFFSAPSDLKLPISSSYQCFPRNHQCNEKSEQEAYSVPMGGIMASVAGQPPASLPSWLQMAPLGTNKGLDMKTKDDGVLLSAKVSGLQKKWDDKCQHLHDSRPLPEANFFPTIVGFQSPEDKRCNHDNTSNISSRKIECKNADSCMAADVQTQSSLPPKAKNDSFSSEVWEKTSKDEDLESAGLRSPCMSNSSVVDGTSATSITSVTTDLGLGICSSPASNTPNKPPDLNQALQQDISGCFSSNIDLVNGNLYYTRSSSCSNPDNHGQFDPSDVKMLFRALFERVGWQTDAVSVISQRIANCRSRSEKFCGASNRRDAWFNFTGPDRYGKKKIAIALAEVLYGNQEQLICADLNSQDRMIPSDTNLDCSVVNGYDIRFRGKTVLDYVAGELCKKPLSIVFLENVDKADVVTQNGLSQALLTGKFSDSHGRQVSTNNAIFVTTSTFSKGCNILTSTKGPSHYSEERILQAIEQPVQITIECASEDSSKSKNWKASANQHFLNKRKLVGVNEPLEQHEVSEMPKRANKTSTRYLDLNLPSEENAVENRDDRSSENDWLSENSKSWLHDFLDQVGETVVFKPVDFDALAEKISKEIKNSFHKVVDSECLLEIDPEVVEQLLAALYLSNRSRVVEDWVEQVLSRAFAEVKKRHNSNTVTTVKLKTCEGIWLERRAPQTYLLPSIVLK from the exons ATGCCTACGCCGGTTACTGTAGCCAGGCAATGCCTAACGCCGGAGGCAGCAAACGCTTTGGACGAGGCCGTGGCGGTTGCGCGCCGAAGAGGCCACGGCCAAACGACGTCGCTGCACGCCATATCCGCTCTACTCTCCATCCCGTCCTCCGCGCTACGCGACGCCTGCGCGCGCGCCCGAAACTCCGCCTACTCGCCCCGACTGCAATTCAAGGCTCTGGAGCTCTGCCTCAGCGTCTCGCTCGACAGGGTCTCCTCGACCCAACTCGCCGACGACCCGCCCGTTTCGAACTCGCTCATGGCCGCCATCAAACGGTCCCAAGCCAACCAGCGGAGGCAGCCCGAAAATTACCACCTATACCACCAGCTCTCGCAGCAGTCCTCGATCTCCGCCATTAAAGTGGAGCTCCAGCACCTGATTCTGTCGATTCTCGACGACCCTGTCGTCAGTCGGGTCTTCGCTGAAGCGGGGTTTCGGAGCTCGGAAATAAAGTTTGCAATTTTACGCCCTTTTCCTCAGATTCTCAGATACCCGCGCTCCAGAGGCCACCATCCTCTGTTTCTCTGCAACTTAGCCGAGTACGCGGACCCCGGTCGCCCGACCCGAACCGTTTTAACTGACGGGGACGAGAATTCGCGGAGAATAGGAGAGGTTCTCGGGAGAAACAGAGGGCGGAATCCTCTGCTTGTGGGCATATTCGCTCACGACGCACTCAAGAGCTTCGTGGAGGCTCTGGAGAAAAGAGACGGCGGCGTTTTGCCGGCGGACCTGTCTGGGTTGTCTGTAATTTCAGCGGAAAACGATGTCTCAAAGTTTATCACCGCAGATAGCGATGAAGGGTCGGTGAATTTGAGGTTCGGAGAGGTGGGTCGGGTCGCAGAGCAGAGTTTGGGGCCTGGGATTGTTCTGAACATTGGGGACCTGAAAGCGTTTGTGGCTGAGAACGCGGTGGCTGACTCAGTGAGTCACGTGGTAACCGAATTGACAAGGCTGCTGGAGCTTCAGCGCGGGAAAATTTGGTTGATTGGTGCAACGGCTAGCTATGGAAGTTACTTAAAGTTCGTGGAGAGGTTTCCATCTGTGGAAAAAGACTGGGACTTGCAGCTTCTGCCCATCACTTCTCTCAGAGGTGCTTCCATGGCTGAATCATATCCCAGGTCCAG GTTGATGGAGTCGTTTGTTCCATTTGGTGGATTCTTTTCAGCACCTTCTGACCTAAAGCTCCCAATAAGTAGCTCGTATCAATGTTTTCCCCGCAATCATCAGTGCAATGAAAAAAGTGAGCAAGAAGCGTATTCTGTTCCGATGGGAGGTATTATGGCTTCAGTGGCAGGTCAGCCCCCAGCTAGTTTGCCTTCTTGGTTGCAGATGGCTCCTCTTGGCACAAACAAGGGATTGGATATGAAG ACCAAAGACGATGGTGTGTTATTGAGTGCCAAAGTTTCAGGATTGCAAAAGAAATGGGATGATAAATGCCAACATCTTCACGACTCTCGTCCCCTGCCCGAAGCAAACTTCTTTCCAACTATAGTAGGATTTCAGTCTCCTGAAGACAAGAGGTGCAATCACGACAACACCAGCAATATATCTTCACGTAAAATTGAGTGCAAGAATGCAGATTCATGCATGGCCGCAGATGTGCAAACACAATCAAGCCTTCCTCCAAAGGCTAAGAATGACAGTTTCTCTTCCGAAGTCTGGGAAAAAACTTCAAAAGATGAAGATCTTGAGTCGGCTGGCCTCAGGTCACCTTGCATGTCCAACTCTAGTGTGGTTGATGGAACATCTGCCACATCAATCACTTCCGTCACCACAGATTTAGGGTTAGGAATATGCTCTTCTCCTGCTAGTAATACACCGAATAAACCTCCAGATCTGAATCAAGCACTTCAACAGGACATCTCGGGTTGCTTTTCCTCTAATATTGATTTAGTCAACGGGAATCTCTATTATACTCGATCATCATCTTGCTCGAATCCTGACAACCATGGGCAGTTTGATCCAAGTGATGTCAAGATGCTTTTCAGAGCTCTCTTTGAAAGGGTTGGCTGGCAAACTGATGCTGTAAGTGTAATTAGCCAAAGGATAGCTAACTGCCGATCTAGAAGTGAAAAATTCTGTGGAGCAAGTAACAGAAGGGATGCATGGTTCAATTTTACAGGACCTGATAGGTATGGTAAAAAGAAAATTGCCATTGCCCTTGCTGAGGTATTATACGGAAACCAGGAACAATTGATCTGTGCGGATCTAAATTCTCAGGATAGAATGATCCCTTCAGACACAAATCTTGATTGTTCAGTGGTGAATGGTTATGACATCAGGTTTAGAGGTAAGACAGTTCTTGATTATGTTGCCGGAGAACTGTGCAAGAAACCCTTGTCCATTGTCTTCTTAGAAAACGTAGACAAGGCTGATGTGGTGACTCAAAATGGTTTGTCCCAGGCTTTATTGACTGGTAAATTTTCCGATTCCCATGGAAGACAAGTAAGCACCAATAATGCTATATTTGTCACAACTTCGACATTCTCAAAGGGATGCAATATTCTTACTTCCACAAAGGGACCCTCCCACTATTCCGAGGAAAGAATCTTACAAGCGATAGAGCAGCCTGTGCAGATTACTATTGAATGTGCCTCTGAAGACAGCAGCAAAAGCAAAAACTGGAAGGCATCCGCGAATCAACATTTTCTAAATAAAAGGAAACTGGTCGGTGTCAATGAACCTCTAGAGCAGCATGAAGTCTCAGAGATGCCCAAACGGGCGAACAAGACGTCAACTAGGTATCTGGATCTCAACCTTCCATCTGAAGAAAATGCAGTGGAAAACAGAGACGACAGGAGCTCTGAAAACGACTGGCTATCTGAAAACTCCAAGTCCTGGTTGCACGACTTCCTTGATCAGGTGGGCGAAACAGTGGTATTCAAGCCCGTTGATTTTGACGCACTTGCTGAGAAAATATCAAAGGAAATCAAGAATAGCTTCCACAAGGTTGTCGACTCAGAGTGCCTGCTAGAAATCGATCCAGAAGTCGTGGAACAACTACTTGCAGCTCTATATTTGTCAAACAGGTCTCGGGTGGTGGAAGATTGGGTGGAGCAAGTACTCAGCAGGGCATTTGCAGAAGTTAAGAAGCGACATAACTCGAACACAGTCACTACCGTAAAACTTAAAACTTGCGAGGGGATTTGGTTGGAACGTCGAGCACCACAAACTTATCTTCTCCCTAGCATTGTACTAAAATGA
- the LOC126630493 gene encoding PHD finger protein ALFIN-LIKE 2-like, with the protein MPSSSPRTVEEIFKDYSARRSAVIRALTYDVDEFYSLCDPEKENLCLYGHPDESWEVTLPAEEVPPELPEPALGINFARDGMNRKDWLSLIAVHSDSWLLSVAFYFGARLNRNERKRLFSLTNDMPTIFEVVTGRKPVKDKPSGDIGSKSRNSKRSIDGQIRTNNKVHDASYAEDEDEHSETLCGSCGGNYSANEFWIGCDICERWYHGKCVKITPAKAESISQYKCPPCSTKKSK; encoded by the exons atgccatCGTCGAGCCCTCGCACCGTCGAAGAGATCTTCAAGGACTACAGCGCCCGGCGCTCCGCCGTCATTCGAGCCCTCACCTAcg ATGTGGACGAGTTCTATTCGCTTTGCGATCCAG AGAAGGAGAATTTGTGCTTGTATGGACACCCGGATGAGTCGTGGGAGGTGACTCTGCCGGCGGAGGAAGTTCCCCCGGAGCTTCCTGAGCCTGCACTGGGCATCAATTTCGCAAGAGATGGGATGAACCGTAAAGATTGGTTGTCATTGATTGCAGTACATAGCGATTCTTGGTTGCTCTCTGTGGCCTTCTACTTTGGTGCTCGACTTAATCGGAATGAGAG GAAGCGTCTGTTTAGCTTGACTAATGATATGCCTACGATCTTTGAAGTCGTAACTGGAAGGAAGCCTGTAAAAGACAAGCCCAGTGGGGATATTGGAAGCAAATCCAGGAACTCAAAG AGATCGATCGACGGACAAATAAGGACCAACAATAAGGTACACGATGCAAGCTATGCGGAGGATGAAGATGAGCATAGCGAAACCCTATGTGGAAGCTGTGGAGGAAATTACAGTGCTAATGAGTTTTGGATCGGCTGCGACATCTGTGAGAGGTGGTACCATGGGAAGTGTGTCAAGATAACACCAGCCAAGGCAGAATCCATTTCGCAGTACAAATGTCCTCCTTGCAGCACAAAGAAGAGCAAGTAG
- the LOC126627964 gene encoding jasmonate-induced oxygenase 2 has protein sequence MNCPQDWPEPIVRVQSLSDSSVIPDRYIKPPPDRPTYISSSDISDHANIPVIDLQGLSGEDDRLRAATLSQISEACREWGFFQVVNHGVSPELMDKTQQVWRDFFHFPMELKQVYANSPKTYEGYGSRLGVERGAILDWSDYYFLHYLPSCLKDYNKWPALPDYGREVIDEYGKEVVKLGGRILKVLSLNLGLGEDFLQIAFGGQEIGACLRTNFYPKCPQPDLTLGLSSHSDPGGMTILLADQQVPGLQVRKDDTWITVKPAPHAFIVNIGDQIQVLSNATYKSVEHRVIVNPAKERLSLAFFYNPKSDIPIEPAKELVTPDKPALYSPMTFNEYRLFIRLNGPRGKSQVEGLKSQQNTS, from the exons ATGAATTGCCCACAGGATTGGCCAGAGCCAATAGTCCGAGTACAATCCTTATCCGACAGCTCCGTAATCCCAGATCGATACATCAAGCCCCCACCCGATAGACCCACCTATATCTCATCATCCGATATTTCTGATCATGCCAACATCCCAGTTATTGACTTACAAGGCCTATCCGGCGAGGACGATCGCCTGCGTGCCGCCACGCTTAGCCAAATCTCCGAGGCCTGCCGTGAGTGGGGGTTCTTCCAAGTGGTGAACCACGGCGTTAGCCCGGAACTGATGGACAAAACCCAGCAGGTTTGGCGGGATTTTTTCCATTTTCCGATGGAGTTGAAGCAGGTCTATGCCAACTCACCGAAGACTTATGAAGGGTATGGGAGTAGACTTGGAGTTGAGAGAGGTGCCATTCTTGACTGGAGTGATTACTATTTCCTTCACTATCTTCCGTCCTGCTTGAAGGACTACAACAAGTGGCCTGCCCTCCCTGATTACGGAAG GGAAGTAATCGATGAGTATGGAAAGGAGGTAGTGAAGCTTGGTGGGAGGATATTGAAGGTTTTGTCACTAAACCTTGGATTAGGAGAAGACTTTCTCCAAATTGCATTTGGTGGCCAAGAAATTGGGGCATGTCTAAGGACCAACTTTTATCCAAAGTGCCCCCAGCCTGACCTGACCCTGGGCCTGTCGTCGCACTCGGACCCCGGCGGCATGACCATTCTGCTGGCCGACCAACAAGTCCCTGGTCTACAAGTCCGGAAAGATGACACTTGGATCACGGTGAAACCAGCTCCACACGCTTTTATTGTCAATATTGGTGATCAAATTCAG GTCTTAAGTAATGCAACATATAAGAGCGTAGAGCACAGGGTGATTGTAAACCCAGCAAAAGAGAGACTCTCGTTGGCCTTCTTCTACAATCCAAAGAGCGACATACCAATTGAGCCGGCGAAGGAGCTTGTAACACCGGACAAACCTGCACTGTATTCTCCAATGACATTCAATGAATACAGGCTTTTCATAAGATTGAATGGCCCTAGAGGAAAATCTCAAGTCGAAGGCTTAAAGTCTCAACAAAATACATCGTGA